The Candidatus Eisenbacteria bacterium region GAATATCTTGCTCAGAACTTCTTCCGGTATGCCCGGCCCTGTATCCACGATCCTAACCTGAAGGAAGGGGCGCAGGGGTGTTTCCCTGGACACACGCACCCGATCCCCGGCGCGGCGGCCCAGCCCCTTGCGAAGATGGGGATGACGCCGAATGAGATGGACCTCAACCTTGAGCTCCCCCCCCTGCGGCATGGCCTGGCGCGCATTGCGGATCAGATTCATGAAGACCTGAGTTATCTGATCGGCATCCATATAGATGGCCGGCAGATCAGGCTGAAACTGCTTCACTATTTCGATGGATCGCCCGACAAGATGATCTTCCTCTAATTCGAGCACCCGATCCAGACATTCCTCAATCCGGCTCAACCGCATCTGTGGAGGACCGGGCTGGGCAAAGTCCAGCATACTGCTGACAAGTCGATTCAGCCGGTCCCCTTCCCTCAAGATGAGATTGATCAATCTTGCCGATTCGTGCTCTTCCCCAAGCCTGTCGCGAAGCACCTGCCCGCAATTGATGATCCCCGTTAAGGGATTACGGATCTCGTGCGCCACTCCAGCAGCCAATTCACCGATCGAAGCAAGACGATCACGCCGCCGCGCATTTTCCTCCAAAGCCCGATCGCCCGAGATATCGCGGAACAAGGCCACGGCGCCCCTCACCCTTCCTTCATCATCCAGTAATTGACTCAGGCGGATGGAAACCGGAATCTCGCGGCCCTCAGAATGGAGAATGTATAAATCGATGCGGGCCACCGGCGCATTGAGAATGCTGCGAAGGGGGCTTTCGGAAAAATCCGCGGGTTTGAGGATATCGTCACAGAGCCGACCTATGATCTGATCCACCGAGAGGCCCAAAATCTCCCCCGCGCGCTCGTCACAGCGGACAATCCTGCCCTGCTCATCCACCGTCATCATTCCCTGTTCCAGTACTCTCGTGATTCCGGCTGAAAAAATGCGTTCGAGGTCCAATAGATCGGCCAGCCGCTCACTCCGAACCATGGCATGGGCTAGAGCCAGAGCCTCCATACCCAATCCAGCCGGCCTCCGAAGATTAGGGACAAAAAGGAAGCAGCTTGAAAGGTGTTCATTTCCGAGGAGCACCATTTGGGTCCCGGCCGGTAACGACCATCCCCTGGCTGATTCCAGATTGGCGGGTTCAAGAAGGGTATGAACGGGCAATGTCCAGGTCTGCCTTTTCCGGAGCCACATGGAGATTGACTCAGCCGGCCACTCGAGAGATCCATACCGCACCGCGCGATAGGAGATTCCCGTCTCGGTTAGAATGATGAGAACGAGGCTTTCGGCGTTCAATGATGCGGCTAGCCGCTGGGCCGGCGATTCCAGGCCCTTCTGCTCACGCAGCGAGGATACCCGGCCGGACCTCTGATGACCGTTTTCTGACATAATGGCGCCCGCCTCATGCTAAAAATAGCCCTTCGGATGGTGACAGCTTAACAGGGACGGCCCAACCGCTTCAAGAAAGCTGGCTGGGATTCAGGGAATTGAGGAGTGTGGTTCTTGTGGGATTTTGAGGATTCTAGACAGCCACCGACCGTCGATGCTGCTGCCGCAGTCTCCGACACTCGAGATTCAGACGGTGGCGGATTCGCACCTCCTGATGATATTCCAAATCGAGGAAGCGGGCACCCCAGGCCCTCTCATTTGTGGGTGAGGGCCGCTGATCGAGGATTTGCATCCGGCAGCGGATGGTAGGAGATTTATCCCCCAGATCGAGGCGCGCCTTTACCAGCAAACCAGGTCCGAGAATATTCAGTGGATCGTTCAGGCGGCAGCCGCCGGCGCTGAGATCCAGAGTCTCTAAATGGGCCCACGGGCCCTCTTCGTCCTCCTCTTGACGATCCGGCCGAACCTTTATGGGGAAGGTCACCGGTAGACGGTATTCCTTCCGCCGCTGAGAGGCCGGATCATCAAAAGACGGCACTTCTTCCTTCTCAGATCCATTGGATGTCATTGGACCTGAACTCAACAGACCTTCTCCCAGTCCCCGTCGGGGTCGAGAATCAACCAGGGATCTCCTCATCTTCTCCAGTACCGAAAAAACCGAGAAGCGCCTTTGTGATTTCCCTTCTGACCTCGTCCTGATCATAGAACCTCCGGGCTATCCGTGCCCTAGCTTCCTGGATGCGATCATGCCGAACCTCTTCCTCTTCCTCAACGAGTCGCAGCAGAGGCCGCCGGTCTAAGGATGTCTTCTCATCCTTTGACTCGCAGGAGGTCCGTTCCAGCGGGGTAAAGGGAAGGAGTTTCCCATCATTGCGCAAATGGCTCGATGTCATGCATCCTTCCTCTTCATTTGTGAAAGCCAGGTATCGGGTCACGGACCGGCCCGCCGATCTAGGCGCACCGGTCAACATGTACACTCGTCGTTTGATAATTTGGTCCAGAGGATATGGCCTTCTGAGTCCCCTGGACATTTTTTAACTCCATAAGCAAACCGGAACGCTTGGACAAAACCTGATCCAATGTACGTTCCAATCGGTTGTTTAATTCTTTTCGTTGCGCCGGGATGAAGGTTTTCGCTGTTGATGACGGGGTGCTTTCAATGGAACGCAGAAGCCGAAGAGCGCGATTCCAAGCCCCTTTTGCCACTGCAGATTCCAAATCCTCAATCCATTTGTCCATTT contains the following coding sequences:
- a CDS encoding PAS domain-containing protein, translated to MSENGHQRSGRVSSLREQKGLESPAQRLAASLNAESLVLIILTETGISYRAVRYGSLEWPAESISMWLRKRQTWTLPVHTLLEPANLESARGWSLPAGTQMVLLGNEHLSSCFLFVPNLRRPAGLGMEALALAHAMVRSERLADLLDLERIFSAGITRVLEQGMMTVDEQGRIVRCDERAGEILGLSVDQIIGRLCDDILKPADFSESPLRSILNAPVARIDLYILHSEGREIPVSIRLSQLLDDEGRVRGAVALFRDISGDRALEENARRRDRLASIGELAAGVAHEIRNPLTGIINCGQVLRDRLGEEHESARLINLILREGDRLNRLVSSMLDFAQPGPPQMRLSRIEECLDRVLELEEDHLVGRSIEIVKQFQPDLPAIYMDADQITQVFMNLIRNARQAMPQGGELKVEVHLIRRHPHLRKGLGRRAGDRVRVSRETPLRPFLQVRIVDTGPGIPEEVLSKIFDPFFTTRSDGTGLGLCITQSIVQEHGGSISIQSVPGRGATVEVDLPVERRYGERRRESN
- a CDS encoding PilZ domain-containing protein — protein: MSSGPMTSNGSEKEEVPSFDDPASQRRKEYRLPVTFPIKVRPDRQEEDEEGPWAHLETLDLSAGGCRLNDPLNILGPGLLVKARLDLGDKSPTIRCRMQILDQRPSPTNERAWGARFLDLEYHQEVRIRHRLNLECRRLRQQHRRSVAV